GCCTCCACCGGGCACACCTCCTGGCACATCCCGCAGAAGATGCAGCGGAACTCGTCGATCTCGTACACGATCGGGTAGCGGTTCCCCTGGTCGTCTTCGCCCGGTACCAGCTTGATGCAGTTGGCGGGGCAGATGGTGGGGCACAGGCCGCAGGCCACGCACTTGGGCCGCCCGTCCTCGTGCTGCTCCATCACGTGCGTCCCCCGCCAGCGGGGACTGAGCTCCTTCTTGACGTCCGGGTACTGGATCGTCAGCTCGCTGCGGTCGCCCGCGGCCTTCGCCATGTGGCGGAAGGTCAGCGACATCCCCTTGAGCGTGGCCCGCATGTAGCTGCTCTTGCCCGCGGGGCGCTTCATCACCTTGACGTTGATCGCCATCGTTCAGCGTACCTGCTGCGCGTTCGCGGCCACGGGAACCCGGCGCGCCTGCGCCCGGGCGCGCGCGGCCTCCCGCGCGATCCGCCGCTTCTCCTCCCTCGCGCCCGTCCCCGTCAGCGTGTGCCCCTTGTCCATCACCCAGAGGACGATGGCCAGCATGGGCAGGTTCACGGCGGAGAGCGCGACGCCCCACTTCCACCCGTACTCGACGCCGAACGAGTCCAGCGCCAGCACCGCGGCGGCCGTCACCACCACCGCGAAGAGCGCGGCGGGAAGCATGATCTTCCACCCCAGGTCCATCACCTGGTCGTAGCGGAAGCGCGGCACCGTCCACCGCACCAGCATGAAGACCAG
The sequence above is a segment of the Longimicrobium sp. genome. Coding sequences within it:
- a CDS encoding NADH-quinone oxidoreductase subunit I, whose translation is MAINVKVMKRPAGKSSYMRATLKGMSLTFRHMAKAAGDRSELTIQYPDVKKELSPRWRGTHVMEQHEDGRPKCVACGLCPTICPANCIKLVPGEDDQGNRYPIVYEIDEFRCIFCGMCQEVCPVEAIHVGNHYENAEFTRHAFVYDLDRLMAQTHPVTLLWDPSDPAGE